A portion of the Streptococcus sp. Marseille-Q6470 genome contains these proteins:
- the yidD gene encoding membrane protein insertion efficiency factor YidD, whose translation MKRMLIAPVRFYQRFISPAFPPSCRFEPSCSNYMIQAIEKHGFKGVLMGLARILRCHPWSEIGKDPVPDHFSLKRNSK comes from the coding sequence ATGAAAAGAATGTTAATTGCGCCTGTGCGATTTTACCAACGCTTTATATCCCCGGCTTTTCCGCCTTCTTGTAGATTTGAACCAAGCTGTTCAAACTACATGATTCAGGCTATTGAAAAGCATGGATTTAAGGGGGTTCTCATGGGATTGGCACGGATTTTACGATGTCATCCTTGGTCTGAAATAGGTAAGGATCCTGTTCCGGACCACTTTTCTTTAAAGAGAAATTCAAAGTAA